The Amorphus orientalis DNA window ATGCCCTGCTGGTAGACGTAGATTTCGTACTCTTCGGTGAACTCACCGGTGAGCATGAGGATTTTCTTGCCGCTCATGGGGGCTCCTGCTGATCGGGATGCGGGTCCGGCCGGCCCGTTCGGGCGGCCGGACCGTTAGGGCGTCGTCAGAACGGGGAATCAGGGAAGTAGAACTGGTCCGCGTTCTCCGGCGTGATAAGGGGCGCGTCCAGCTTGAAGGATCCCCGCATCGGCGCCTGTCCGGCGAACTGCGCCGCCGTCATGTACATGGCTGACGCGATCATCGACGGCGGATAGGGCGTGGAGATGGGGGTCCGCTCGTCGCCCGCCTTCACCATCTCGATCACCTGCTTCATGCCGTTGCCGCCGAGGGCGTACTTGATGTCGTCCCGGCCGGCTTCGTCCACGGCTTCCAGAACACCGAGCAGCATGTCGTCGTCGTTCGCCCAGACCGCATCGATGTTCGGGTAGCGCGCGAGATAGTCCTGCATGAGGGTGAAGGCTTCGTCCTGATTCCAGTTGGCGTACTGGATGTCGAGGATCTCGATGTCCGTCTCATCGATGACGTCCCTGAAGCCCTTGATGCGCTCGTCGTCGATCACCGTCGGGATGCCGCGCAGGACCACGATCTCGCCCTCGCCGCCGAGCTTGTCGACGAGCCACTTGGCCGTGTTTGCCCCCACCGCGATGTTGTCGCCGGCCACGTAGAGATCCTGGATCGACGGATCCGCCAGGCCGCGGTCCACCACGGTGATGAAGGTGCCGTTGGAGGCGACCTGTTCAACCGGCCCGGTCAGCTCTTCCGAAGTGAACGGCAGGATGACCAGCGCGTCGAGTTCGTTGGTGGCGGACAGGTCCTCCAGCGAGGAGACCTGCGCCGTCGCCGACGAGGCGGTCGACACGATCACGTCGATGTTCGGAAAGGCGGCCTCGAGCTGCTTCTCCGCTTCCTGGGCGTGATAGACCACGCCGCCGGTCCAGCCGTGGGTGGCGGCCGGGATGGAGACCGCGATCGTGAACTCCTTGTCCTGGGCCTGCGCTGCGGTGGCGGCGAGCAGCCCCGCAACCACTGCGGCCGAAAGCGTGGCCACTCCTTGATGTCTTGTCTTCATACTTTCCTCCTCGTTGGATTCTTGATTGCCGCGCGTTCAGCGCGCCTTTGTGAAGCGGTGTGCCAGCATGGCGATGATGATGATCGCCCCCTGCACCGCAGCCACCAGGTATTCCGACACCATGTCCGAGAGGACCATGACGTTGGCGATGATCTCGAGAATGAGCGCGCCGGCGACGGTGCCCCAGATGTGCGCCTTGCCGCCGCGCAGGAGCGTGCCGCCGATGACGACGGCGGTGATCACCTGCAGCTCCCAGAGCTGTCCGGTCGTCGGCGTGGCCGCCCCCAGCCGCGGGACGTAGCAGATCGCCGCAACCGCCACGCAGAAGCCCTGGATGACGAAGGCGAGCGTCCGCACGCGCCCGACGTGGACGCCCGAGAAGCGGGCGACGTCGGCGTTCGACCCGACAGCGGTGACCCGGCGTCCGTACTTCGTCCGGTAGAGCAGGAAGGCCCCGACGAGGGCGATCACGATGGTGATCAGCACCGGATACGGGATGCCGAGAAAGTCGCCGAAATAGACGGGCCTGTAGGCACTGCGCAGGCTGCGGTCGATCGACAGCGACCCGCCGTCGGACATGAACGTGATGAAGGCGCGGAAGATGCCCATCGTGCCGAGCGTCACGATGAAGGGCTCGATCCGGCCGACTGTGATGATCATTCCGTTCATCAGCCCGCAGAGCGAACCGACCACCAGGGCGACCAGCGCGCCGGCGGGAATGGCCCATACCCCGATTGCCGGAGCCATTGCGTTCATCGCCATGATCATGATGCCGGTGACGAACGCCATCATCGACCCGACGGACAGGTCCAGCCCGCCGGTGGCGATGACGAAGGTCGCGCCGACGCCGATGATCGCGATGAAGGCGCTGCGCGTCATCACGTTCAGGATGTTGTTTCCCGACATGAAGTTGGAATTGATCAGCACGCCCAGGAGAACGATCATCGCGAGCGCGATGAACGGAGCGAGATCGCCCCAGCGGATCTTGAAGCCTTCGCTTTGCGGACCGGCTGCGCGTTCGGCGCTGCTCATGTGCGCTTTCCCCCCTCGGTGTCTTTGCCGCTGCTGGCGGCGGCGTAGACGATGTTCTGTTCCGTGATGTCGTCGCCGGTCAGCTCGGCGACGAAGCGGCCCGCGCGCATCACCAGGACGCGATCCGCCAGCCCGACCAGCTCGGGCAGTTCGGAGGAGATGACGATGCAGGCCTTGCCGGCCCGGACGAGCCCGTCGATGAAGCTGTAGATCTGGCTCTTGTTGCCGATATCGATGCCGCGGGTTGGTTCGTCGATGATGACGACGGAAGGATCCGCCAGCATGACCTTCGCCAGGAGCAGTTTCTGCTGATTGCCGCCCGAGAGCTTTCCGGCCTCGACGGCAAGCGACCCGACACGGATGTCGTATTCCTCGATCGCCGTCTGCAGGAGCTGCGCCTCCTTGCGGCCGTTGAGCCGGAGGCTCGGGTTGACCATGTCCAGCGCCTGAAGCGTCAGATTGGACCCCAGCCCCTCGTTGAGGAGCAGCCCTTTGCCCTTTCGGTCCTCGGTCAGATAGACGACGCCCGCGGCCATCATCGCGTCGACATCATGTTTCGCGACCGAAGTTCCCGCGACCGCGATCGACCGCGACTGCGCAGGACGCAGGCCCATGAGGCCTTCCATCAGTTCGGTGCGCCCTGCCCCGATCATGCCCCCGATACCGAGCACTTCGCCCGCGCGGACCGTGAACGATCCCACGACCCGGCCGTGATCGACGGAAAGATCCTCAACCGCCAGCACCGGCTCGCCCGATGCCGCGCCGCGCTTCGGCGGGTACAGCATGGAGAGCTCGCGACCGACCATCAGTTCCGCCATCTGGCGCTGGTCCAGGTCGGCGGCCGGCCAGGTTCCGATCATCCGGCCGTCCCGCAGGACGGTGACACGGTCGGCGAGAGCCTCCACCTCTTCCAGGCGGTGGGAGATATACAGGACCGCGACGCCGTGCTCGCTCAGAGCACGGACGATGTCGAACAGAGCGTCCACCTCGTCGTTGGCGAGCATCGCGGTCGGCTCGTCCATGATCACCACCTTGCGCTCGTCGAGCAGCGCGCGTGCGATCTGGAACAGCTGCTGCTGGGCAAGCGGCATGTCGCCGACGCGATCGGTCGGCCGGGCCGTGGAGCCCACACGCGCCAGAACCTCGGCGGTGCGCCGGTTCATGGCTCGGTCGTCGACGGCGAACCCGCGCGATATTTCGCGGCCGAGGAAAAGGTTCTGGGCGACGGTCAGATCCGGGGCGAGCAGAATTTCCTGGTGCACCAGAACGATGCCGGCGTCCTCCGCCTGCACGGCGTCATCGAAGGAAACCGGTGCGCCCGACATGGAAAGCGTGCCGCTCGTTGGTTCTGCGTGACCGGAGAGCAGCTTCATCAGCGTGGATTTGCCTGCTCCGTTCTCGCCGATGATGGCGTGAACCTCGCCGGCGCGGATATCGAGGCTGACGTCGCGCAGTACCGTGATCGGGCCGTACGCCTTGGACAGCGCCTCCGCATGCAGAACGGGCGCTTCCGGCGCGTATTCAATGGCCTCATCGCGGGTCAAAGCGGCACTCATTCGAACGCGGCCGTGAGACGCGAGCGCGAGCGGCTGATATGGTCGTACATCGCTTCGTAAGCCGCTTCCGCGTCACCTGCGCGGAAAGCCTCGAGCAGCCGCTCATGCTCCTCCAGGGCCTCTTGCGTCACCCGGCTGTGGAACATCAGCCGAAAGATGTGCAGATGGACGTGCTGATCGTTTATGGCCTGCCGGACGATGTCATTGTCGGCCACCTTCAGGATCTCGTCGTGGAGATGAGCGTCTGACCGCGCGAAGCGGGAATACCGACTGTTGCGATCAACCGG harbors:
- a CDS encoding substrate-binding domain-containing protein, coding for MKTRHQGVATLSAAVVAGLLAATAAQAQDKEFTIAVSIPAATHGWTGGVVYHAQEAEKQLEAAFPNIDVIVSTASSATAQVSSLEDLSATNELDALVILPFTSEELTGPVEQVASNGTFITVVDRGLADPSIQDLYVAGDNIAVGANTAKWLVDKLGGEGEIVVLRGIPTVIDDERIKGFRDVIDETDIEILDIQYANWNQDEAFTLMQDYLARYPNIDAVWANDDDMLLGVLEAVDEAGRDDIKYALGGNGMKQVIEMVKAGDERTPISTPYPPSMIASAMYMTAAQFAGQAPMRGSFKLDAPLITPENADQFYFPDSPF
- a CDS encoding ABC transporter permease translates to MSSAERAAGPQSEGFKIRWGDLAPFIALAMIVLLGVLINSNFMSGNNILNVMTRSAFIAIIGVGATFVIATGGLDLSVGSMMAFVTGIMIMAMNAMAPAIGVWAIPAGALVALVVGSLCGLMNGMIITVGRIEPFIVTLGTMGIFRAFITFMSDGGSLSIDRSLRSAYRPVYFGDFLGIPYPVLITIVIALVGAFLLYRTKYGRRVTAVGSNADVARFSGVHVGRVRTLAFVIQGFCVAVAAICYVPRLGAATPTTGQLWELQVITAVVIGGTLLRGGKAHIWGTVAGALILEIIANVMVLSDMVSEYLVAAVQGAIIIIAMLAHRFTKAR
- a CDS encoding sugar ABC transporter ATP-binding protein, which gives rise to MSAALTRDEAIEYAPEAPVLHAEALSKAYGPITVLRDVSLDIRAGEVHAIIGENGAGKSTLMKLLSGHAEPTSGTLSMSGAPVSFDDAVQAEDAGIVLVHQEILLAPDLTVAQNLFLGREISRGFAVDDRAMNRRTAEVLARVGSTARPTDRVGDMPLAQQQLFQIARALLDERKVVIMDEPTAMLANDEVDALFDIVRALSEHGVAVLYISHRLEEVEALADRVTVLRDGRMIGTWPAADLDQRQMAELMVGRELSMLYPPKRGAASGEPVLAVEDLSVDHGRVVGSFTVRAGEVLGIGGMIGAGRTELMEGLMGLRPAQSRSIAVAGTSVAKHDVDAMMAAGVVYLTEDRKGKGLLLNEGLGSNLTLQALDMVNPSLRLNGRKEAQLLQTAIEEYDIRVGSLAVEAGKLSGGNQQKLLLAKVMLADPSVVIIDEPTRGIDIGNKSQIYSFIDGLVRAGKACIVISSELPELVGLADRVLVMRAGRFVAELTGDDITEQNIVYAAASSGKDTEGGKRT